A section of the Bacillus sp. HSf4 genome encodes:
- a CDS encoding TetR/AcrR family transcriptional regulator, producing MSKDRKILIIEAATKSFTQFGYKATTMDLVAKLANVGKGTIYTFFKNKEELFGEIFSSLLIEMKQTADQAIDPELPFHENAHRAMMAILEYRKKHQLTIKIFQEATELGTPAAREVTEKLERMVINYIKKKIKEAVKNDDIRPCDPELNAFVIFKLYIALIFDWERHHEPLKKEEIAEMLKMYILKGLSN from the coding sequence ATGAGCAAAGACCGGAAAATACTGATTATTGAAGCGGCGACAAAATCATTCACACAATTTGGATACAAAGCGACGACAATGGATTTAGTGGCAAAGCTTGCAAATGTCGGGAAGGGCACCATCTATACCTTTTTCAAAAATAAGGAGGAACTGTTCGGCGAAATTTTTTCATCGCTGCTGATTGAAATGAAGCAAACGGCAGATCAAGCGATCGACCCTGAACTGCCGTTTCATGAAAATGCTCATCGCGCGATGATGGCCATTTTGGAGTACAGAAAGAAACATCAGCTGACGATTAAAATCTTTCAGGAGGCAACGGAGCTGGGCACCCCCGCCGCCCGGGAAGTGACTGAAAAGCTGGAGCGGATGGTGATCAACTACATTAAGAAAAAAATAAAAGAAGCGGTTAAAAATGACGATATAAGACCGTGTGATCCCGAACTGAACGCATTTGTCATTTTTAAGCTTTACATTGCGCTTATCTTTGATTGGGAAAGACACCATGAACCGCTGAAGAAAGAAGAAATTGCAGAAATGCTGAAAATGTATATTTTAAAAGGATTGTCAAACTAG
- a CDS encoding XRE family transcriptional regulator yields the protein MNSIEQQVAENIKRLRKIRNYSLDQLSNLTGVSKGMLAQIEKGASSPTITTLWKIANGLQVSFTSLAEKPAGEPTIVRRLEKTPVMAGEDKYAAYPHFPFDQKKKFEIFYIELLPGCMHESEPHHGGIEEYVLVSKGTVAVDAGGYSCELHEGDAMHFTANTVHSYQNHTEQTASCYTLIYYP from the coding sequence ATGAATTCCATCGAACAGCAGGTTGCCGAAAATATCAAAAGGCTTCGAAAAATCCGCAACTACAGCCTTGATCAATTATCAAATCTAACCGGTGTCAGCAAAGGAATGCTCGCGCAAATCGAAAAAGGCGCTTCAAGCCCGACGATCACCACGCTGTGGAAAATCGCCAACGGCCTGCAAGTTTCTTTTACGTCGTTGGCCGAAAAACCGGCCGGGGAACCGACAATCGTTCGCAGGCTCGAGAAAACGCCTGTGATGGCCGGTGAAGACAAATATGCGGCTTACCCGCATTTTCCGTTCGATCAAAAAAAGAAATTCGAAATCTTTTACATTGAACTGCTGCCGGGCTGCATGCATGAGTCTGAGCCTCATCACGGAGGAATCGAAGAATATGTGCTCGTCTCCAAAGGGACGGTCGCCGTGGATGCGGGAGGCTACAGCTGTGAATTACATGAAGGCGATGCCATGCATTTTACCGCCAATACTGTCCACAGCTATCAGAACCATACGGAACAGACCGCATCATGCTATACATTAATTTATTATCCGTAA
- a CDS encoding cation:dicarboxylase symporter family transporter, which yields MKRMKIGLATQIFLGLILGVAVGAIWFGNPAVATYLQPVGDLFLRLIKMIVIPIVVSSLIVGVAGAGSGKKVGRLGFRTILYFEIITTFAIVLGLLLANVIQPGHGVNFSGAEKTDISQYVQTEKEAGTKSVADTFLHIVPTNFFQSLAEGDILAIICFTVLFALGVAAIGEKGKPVLSFFEATSHAMFHVVNIVMKFAPFGVFALIGVTVSKFGFSSLMSLGKLVLLVYFALAFFLIIVFGIVAKLAGISIFKFLAYLKDELLLAYSTSSSETVLPRVMEKMEKIGCPKGIVSFVIPIGYTFNLDGSVLYQAIAALFLAQAYGIDLSIVQQLTLILVLMVTSKGMAAVPGTSFVVLLATLGTFNIPVEGLAFIAGVDRIMDMARTVVNLTGNALAAVVMSKWEGEYDAVKGHAELNKTEPADMKMSS from the coding sequence ATGAAAAGAATGAAAATCGGCTTAGCCACGCAAATATTCCTCGGGCTGATTTTAGGTGTGGCAGTGGGAGCTATTTGGTTTGGAAACCCCGCTGTAGCAACATATCTTCAGCCTGTCGGTGACTTATTTTTAAGACTCATCAAGATGATCGTGATTCCAATTGTCGTATCCAGCTTGATCGTTGGGGTTGCGGGAGCCGGAAGCGGCAAAAAAGTCGGCAGACTCGGCTTTCGGACGATTCTTTACTTTGAGATCATTACCACGTTTGCCATTGTTCTCGGACTGCTCTTGGCAAACGTTATTCAGCCAGGACACGGCGTCAATTTTTCGGGTGCCGAAAAGACGGATATCAGCCAATACGTCCAAACGGAAAAAGAAGCGGGCACAAAATCGGTCGCAGACACTTTTTTACATATTGTACCGACAAACTTTTTCCAATCTCTCGCCGAAGGAGACATTCTGGCGATCATTTGCTTCACCGTCCTTTTCGCCCTTGGGGTTGCAGCAATAGGGGAAAAAGGAAAACCTGTGCTGTCTTTTTTTGAAGCAACTTCCCACGCTATGTTTCATGTCGTCAATATTGTCATGAAATTCGCACCGTTCGGCGTTTTTGCCTTAATTGGTGTGACGGTCTCCAAATTCGGTTTTTCGTCACTCATGTCGCTGGGAAAGCTCGTTTTACTGGTCTATTTCGCGCTGGCTTTCTTCCTGATTATCGTCTTCGGCATCGTCGCCAAACTGGCCGGCATCAGCATTTTTAAATTTTTGGCATACTTAAAAGACGAACTTCTCCTTGCCTACAGCACTTCAAGTTCTGAAACCGTCCTGCCCCGCGTGATGGAAAAAATGGAGAAAATCGGCTGTCCGAAAGGCATCGTTTCCTTCGTCATACCGATCGGCTATACATTCAACCTGGATGGTTCTGTCCTGTATCAGGCGATCGCCGCCTTGTTCTTGGCGCAGGCGTATGGGATTGATCTGTCCATTGTCCAGCAGCTCACATTGATTCTCGTATTGATGGTCACATCAAAAGGGATGGCCGCGGTTCCCGGCACATCGTTTGTCGTTCTTCTGGCGACGCTTGGAACCTTCAACATCCCTGTAGAAGGTCTTGCCTTTATCGCCGGCGTCGACCGGATTATGGACATGGCGCGGACGGTTGTCAACCTAACCGGAAACGCCCTTGCGGCGGTTGTCATGTCTAAATGGGAAGGCGAATATGACGCCGTCAAAGGACATGCTGAATTGAATAAAACTGAACCCGCTGACATGAAAATGTCCAGCTGA
- a CDS encoding ketoacyl-ACP synthase III translates to MKTLSKARISAIGSYVPKKRLTNEDLEKIVDTSDEWITQRTGMKERRLADEQEFTSDLCIQAIENLQNRYHGTLDDVDMIIVSTTTADYAFPSTACQIQEHFGWSDTGAVDVNATCAGLTYGLHMANGLITSGLHRKVLVVAGETLSKVTDYTDRSSCVLFGDGAGALLVEHDETAADFITFVQGTKGDGARHLYRTGLRSDLKGDPLAGEGKMVQNGREVYKWAVRTVPEGIHALLEQAEMSLENIDWFVPHSANLRMIESICEKSGIPIEKALTSVEWFGNTSSASIVLALDEAVKNGKLKTGDTLLLFGFGGGFTYTGLLVKWGVPVS, encoded by the coding sequence ATGAAAACTTTATCAAAAGCGCGAATCTCGGCCATTGGGAGCTATGTTCCCAAAAAGCGGCTGACAAACGAGGACTTGGAAAAAATCGTTGACACTTCTGATGAATGGATCACACAGCGGACGGGCATGAAAGAAAGACGGCTGGCTGACGAACAGGAATTCACATCAGACCTTTGCATTCAGGCGATAGAAAATTTACAAAACAGATATCACGGCACACTTGATGATGTCGATATGATCATCGTCTCCACAACAACGGCCGACTACGCGTTTCCGAGCACAGCCTGCCAAATTCAGGAGCATTTCGGATGGTCGGATACCGGTGCGGTCGATGTCAATGCAACATGTGCCGGGTTAACATACGGCCTGCACATGGCCAACGGGCTCATCACTTCGGGATTGCACCGGAAAGTCCTTGTGGTTGCCGGTGAGACATTATCAAAAGTGACCGATTATACAGACCGCTCATCATGCGTATTGTTTGGGGACGGGGCCGGCGCACTGCTTGTCGAGCATGATGAAACAGCTGCAGACTTCATCACATTTGTCCAAGGCACGAAAGGCGACGGCGCCCGGCACTTGTACAGGACCGGCTTGAGAAGTGATCTAAAAGGAGATCCGCTTGCAGGAGAAGGGAAAATGGTTCAAAACGGGCGTGAAGTATACAAATGGGCTGTCCGCACCGTACCAGAGGGCATTCATGCACTGCTCGAACAAGCGGAAATGTCTCTTGAAAACATCGATTGGTTCGTACCGCACAGCGCAAATTTGCGGATGATCGAATCGATCTGCGAAAAATCGGGAATCCCGATTGAAAAAGCGCTGACAAGTGTTGAATGGTTTGGCAATACGTCTTCCGCTTCGATTGTCCTTGCACTTGATGAAGCCGTGAAAAACGGAAAACTCAAAACTGGAGACACACTGCTCCTTTTCGGCTTTGGCGGAGGCTTTACATATACCGGACTGCTTGTGAAATGGGGTGTGCCTGTTTCCTAA
- the yhfH gene encoding protein YhfH encodes MLGKITEFFRNLPSKKCSKCGNEIDEQHECYGNTCSKCLNLKDL; translated from the coding sequence ATGCTGGGCAAAATCACAGAATTTTTCAGAAATTTACCTTCAAAAAAATGTTCCAAATGCGGCAATGAAATTGATGAGCAGCACGAATGCTACGGAAATACGTGTTCTAAATGTCTCAATTTAAAAGATTTATAA
- a CDS encoding fatty acid--CoA ligase family protein yields the protein MNLVSKLGETARSKPDRTAYIFGEQTETYGGLQQKIDCFAGGLQEIGVEKGDHVALLLGNTPHFVISFYGALKAGAVVIPINPAYTPTEIGYMLTNGDAKVIVAAGQLLPLYEKMHESLQKVEHVVLCETGEPLQESANIEVRMKLKSFANMMKPSEKSFPDIQSEDTAAILYTSGTTGKPKGAMLSHQNLFSNANDTAQYLTMNEADLVVAALPMFHVFCLTVCMNAPLMNGAAILIVPKFSPAAVFKLVKKHQATIFSGVPTMYNYLYQYEEADGNGFASVRLCISGGAAMPVALLKSFEEKFNVLVLEGYGLSEASPVTCFNPFSTGRKPGSIGTNILNVRNKVVNELGEELPPGQVGELIVKGPNVMKGYYKMPEETAHTIKDGWLYTGDLAKRDEDGYFYIVDRKKDMIIVGGYNVYPREVEEVLYRHPEVAEAVVIGVPDPNTGEAVQCYVVPRTKTLTEDEVFLHCKKHLAKYKRPSAIVFMEEIPKNSTGKILRRALKDMLTKQS from the coding sequence ATGAATTTAGTTTCAAAGCTAGGGGAAACAGCCCGGTCAAAGCCTGACCGAACCGCTTATATTTTTGGGGAACAGACGGAAACCTACGGAGGATTGCAGCAAAAGATCGATTGTTTCGCAGGGGGTTTGCAGGAAATAGGGGTTGAAAAAGGAGATCATGTCGCACTGCTTCTCGGCAATACACCGCACTTTGTGATTTCATTTTATGGAGCGCTGAAAGCCGGAGCCGTTGTCATTCCGATTAATCCGGCCTATACGCCGACGGAAATCGGCTATATGCTCACCAATGGTGATGCAAAAGTGATTGTGGCTGCAGGGCAGCTTCTTCCATTGTATGAAAAGATGCACGAATCCCTCCAAAAGGTCGAGCATGTCGTACTGTGTGAAACGGGAGAGCCTCTTCAAGAATCGGCCAACATAGAAGTCCGCATGAAATTGAAATCGTTTGCAAATATGATGAAGCCATCCGAAAAGTCTTTTCCTGACATCCAAAGTGAAGATACAGCCGCGATTCTCTATACGTCTGGAACGACGGGGAAACCGAAGGGCGCGATGCTGTCCCATCAAAATCTGTTTTCAAATGCGAATGATACGGCGCAATACTTGACGATGAATGAAGCCGATCTTGTCGTCGCCGCTCTGCCGATGTTCCACGTGTTCTGTTTGACGGTCTGCATGAATGCGCCGCTGATGAACGGCGCCGCGATTTTAATCGTACCGAAGTTCAGTCCGGCGGCTGTTTTTAAACTAGTCAAGAAGCATCAGGCAACAATATTCTCCGGTGTTCCGACGATGTACAACTATCTGTATCAGTATGAGGAGGCCGATGGGAACGGGTTTGCCTCTGTCAGGCTTTGCATTTCCGGAGGTGCGGCCATGCCTGTAGCCCTTTTGAAAAGCTTTGAGGAGAAGTTCAACGTCCTCGTTTTGGAAGGCTACGGGCTCTCTGAAGCATCGCCTGTAACATGTTTTAATCCGTTCAGCACAGGCCGCAAACCCGGCTCGATCGGCACCAACATTCTGAATGTGAGAAACAAGGTGGTCAATGAGCTGGGAGAGGAGCTTCCACCAGGCCAGGTCGGCGAACTGATCGTCAAGGGGCCGAACGTCATGAAAGGCTACTACAAAATGCCGGAAGAAACGGCGCATACGATTAAAGACGGTTGGCTGTATACGGGAGATTTGGCTAAACGGGATGAGGACGGCTATTTCTATATTGTCGACCGAAAAAAAGACATGATTATCGTCGGCGGCTACAATGTTTATCCGCGGGAAGTCGAAGAAGTGCTTTACCGGCATCCGGAAGTTGCGGAAGCGGTGGTCATCGGCGTTCCTGACCCGAATACAGGGGAAGCCGTGCAATGCTATGTCGTTCCTAGAACGAAGACGCTGACAGAAGATGAGGTTTTTTTACATTGCAAGAAGCATCTTGCCAAATACAAACGGCCGTCAGCAATCGTTTTCATGGAAGAAATTCCGAAAAATTCGACGGGGAAAATTTTAAGACGCGCTTTAAAGGACATGCTGACAAAGCAATCTTAG
- the lplJ gene encoding lipoate--protein ligase LplJ, with amino-acid sequence MLFIDNQHITDPRINLAIEEYCLKHLDPEETYLLFYINQPSIIIGKNQNTIEEINTKYVDENGIIVVRRLSGGGAVYHDLGNLNFSFITKDDGNSFHNFKKFTEPVVAALKRLGVDAELSGRNDLMANGRKISGNAQFSTKGRMFSHGTLLFDSEIENVVSALKVKKDKIESKGIKSIRSRVANISEFLEQKMTTEEFRSLLLRYIFDTEDEIPEYKLTEKDWEIIQQISKERYQNWDWNYGKSPKFNLQHSKRFTAGSIDIRLEVHKGVIHECNIYGDFFGVGDVGEIEDKLTGIQYERKAIEEALQGVDIQHYFGNIQKEEFFDLVY; translated from the coding sequence ATGCTGTTTATCGATAATCAACATATCACAGATCCGCGGATCAATCTGGCCATTGAGGAATATTGCTTAAAGCATCTTGATCCGGAAGAGACTTATCTGCTGTTTTATATCAATCAGCCGTCGATCATCATCGGCAAAAATCAAAATACAATCGAGGAAATCAATACGAAGTATGTCGATGAAAACGGGATCATCGTTGTCCGCAGACTTTCAGGCGGCGGAGCCGTCTACCATGATCTCGGAAACTTGAACTTCAGCTTTATTACGAAGGATGACGGCAACAGCTTTCATAACTTCAAAAAGTTCACCGAGCCCGTTGTCGCAGCCTTAAAGCGCCTTGGCGTCGACGCTGAGCTGAGCGGGCGGAACGATCTGATGGCAAACGGCCGGAAAATTTCCGGCAATGCGCAATTTTCAACGAAAGGCAGAATGTTCAGCCATGGCACGCTTTTATTTGATTCAGAAATAGAGAACGTTGTCTCCGCATTGAAGGTAAAGAAAGATAAAATCGAATCAAAGGGCATTAAATCGATTAGAAGCCGCGTGGCCAACATCAGCGAGTTTCTCGAGCAGAAGATGACGACAGAGGAATTCAGGAGCCTCCTGCTTCGCTACATTTTCGATACGGAGGATGAAATTCCGGAGTACAAGTTGACGGAAAAAGATTGGGAAATCATTCAGCAAATCTCAAAAGAACGCTATCAAAACTGGGATTGGAACTACGGAAAATCGCCGAAGTTCAACCTCCAGCATTCAAAGCGTTTTACAGCCGGATCGATTGACATCCGCCTTGAAGTGCACAAAGGCGTCATCCATGAATGCAACATTTACGGCGACTTTTTCGGTGTCGGCGATGTCGGAGAAATCGAAGACAAGCTGACAGGCATTCAATATGAAAGAAAAGCGATTGAAGAAGCCCTGCAGGGTGTTGATATTCAACATTACTTCGGAAACATTCAAAAAGAAGAATTTTTCGATCTCGTATACTAG
- a CDS encoding MBL fold metallo-hydrolase translates to MKITVIGCYGGFPAANEATSGYLLQSGNRSVLIDCGSAVLSKLQQFLPVEKLDAVVLSHYHHDHIADIGPLQFAKLVGSFLGKGENALPIYGHPFDEEQFSRLTYKTHTAGLSYDPDQPLTIGPFTFTFLKTVHPVDCFAMRITDGVHSVVYTADSSFQEAFIPFSEGADLVISECNFYAGQDGASAGHMNSLEAGRIAAEAGAGHLLLTHLPHFGEHRMLVEEAKTVYKGGVDLAHTGYVWGDEKEEGKHAVYR, encoded by the coding sequence ATGAAGATCACTGTTATCGGGTGCTATGGAGGGTTTCCGGCCGCAAATGAAGCGACTTCAGGTTATTTGCTTCAATCAGGGAATCGTTCGGTCTTAATCGATTGCGGCAGCGCGGTGTTATCGAAGCTGCAGCAGTTTTTGCCTGTTGAAAAGCTTGATGCCGTTGTGTTATCCCATTATCACCACGACCATATTGCAGACATCGGGCCATTGCAATTTGCCAAACTCGTCGGTTCATTCCTTGGAAAAGGGGAGAATGCGCTTCCGATTTACGGACATCCTTTTGATGAAGAACAGTTTTCAAGGCTTACATATAAAACGCATACTGCGGGCTTGTCATATGATCCCGATCAGCCCTTGACAATCGGTCCGTTTACATTCACATTTTTGAAAACGGTCCATCCTGTCGACTGTTTTGCGATGCGGATTACCGACGGTGTCCACTCGGTCGTTTATACCGCGGATTCGAGCTTTCAGGAAGCGTTCATTCCTTTTAGCGAAGGGGCGGATCTCGTCATCAGCGAGTGCAATTTTTATGCCGGACAGGATGGCGCATCAGCCGGGCATATGAACAGCCTTGAAGCGGGCCGGATCGCAGCGGAAGCCGGAGCGGGGCATCTTTTGTTGACACACCTTCCGCATTTCGGTGAGCATCGGATGCTTGTGGAAGAGGCCAAAACCGTATACAAGGGCGGCGTTGATCTGGCACACACCGGCTATGTGTGGGGAGATGAGAAGGAGGAAGGAAAACATGCTGTTTATCGATAA
- a CDS encoding YhgE/Pip domain-containing protein, which yields MNVLKNQWRELITNKKLLISVIGVLFIPLIYSSVFLAAYWDPYGHVDQLPVAVINSDKGTTYEGKDLHIGDDLVKELKENDKFDWHFTTKDEALQGLQNEEYYMVVEIPENFSKNASTVLDKKPKKLDLIYHTNAGRNYVGAQISDKAIEQLQHSVGSEISEQYVKVIFDNFGKIAKGLGEASAGAGKLDKGLKDAKDGSEKIKKGLEELAKSQLQFNKDGMEKFGKAFHTLNEKIHDLDSALGQFQEKSGQLYSGAQELQQGMPQLVAGLEQLNDKAQQISKFEQSISDEKIAQLEKALTNAEKAKKDIGQMSNDLTQLEQALKNQKTEVKQIIESSNMLTKEQKAALSKQVDQRMGEVKLPELEQLKERIPDMSKLPDLSVMKQQLQELKKFPSQANQLYTGSVKIQKGLDTLTNGLGAYNEKFAEAKSGSSKIAEGSQTLTGKFGELQSSSKKLEDASFKLSDAMKNLDDGLGKLKDGSGELSDKLSDAADETGDIKAGEKNYNMFSDPVDVKGDKIDPVSNYGTGLTPYILSLGLFVGALMITVVFDVKQPSSKPESAFGWFISKFSVLLPVGILQAVIACTIILWGIGLEVQSVWRFYLFSIIMSITCLALIQFLAATMGNPGRFIAVILLVLQLGGSGGTFPIALVPKFFQVIHAALPMTYSIAGYRAVISSGDYGYMWEQAAVLGGVALLMMALTLIYFKVLLSKGKIEEQPA from the coding sequence ATGAATGTTTTAAAAAACCAGTGGAGAGAACTGATCACAAATAAAAAACTGCTCATCTCTGTCATCGGGGTTCTCTTTATTCCGCTGATCTACAGCAGCGTTTTTTTGGCGGCATACTGGGACCCTTACGGACACGTTGATCAGCTGCCTGTAGCGGTCATCAACTCTGATAAGGGAACAACATATGAAGGAAAAGACCTTCACATCGGCGATGATCTTGTTAAAGAACTGAAAGAAAATGATAAATTTGACTGGCATTTTACAACGAAAGATGAAGCGCTGCAAGGCCTGCAAAATGAAGAATATTATATGGTTGTGGAAATTCCTGAAAACTTCTCAAAAAACGCCAGCACTGTGTTGGACAAAAAGCCGAAAAAGCTTGATCTGATTTATCATACAAACGCCGGACGCAACTATGTCGGCGCTCAGATCAGCGACAAGGCGATTGAGCAGCTGCAGCATTCAGTCGGCTCGGAAATCAGCGAACAGTACGTCAAAGTGATCTTTGATAACTTCGGTAAGATTGCAAAAGGTCTGGGAGAAGCAAGCGCTGGAGCCGGAAAGCTTGATAAAGGCTTAAAGGATGCAAAAGACGGCAGCGAAAAGATCAAAAAGGGTCTGGAAGAATTGGCGAAAAGCCAGCTGCAGTTTAACAAAGACGGCATGGAGAAGTTCGGTAAGGCGTTTCATACGCTCAATGAAAAAATCCATGACCTTGATTCTGCCCTCGGACAGTTCCAGGAAAAAAGCGGTCAGCTGTACAGCGGTGCACAAGAGCTTCAGCAAGGCATGCCGCAGCTGGTGGCAGGCTTAGAGCAGCTCAATGACAAGGCCCAGCAAATCAGCAAATTCGAACAATCGATTTCAGATGAGAAGATTGCGCAGCTGGAAAAGGCGCTCACAAACGCCGAGAAGGCGAAAAAAGACATCGGCCAAATGTCAAACGACTTGACACAGCTGGAACAAGCATTGAAAAACCAAAAAACTGAAGTCAAACAAATTATTGAATCAAGCAACATGCTGACAAAAGAACAAAAAGCGGCTCTTTCAAAACAGGTCGATCAGCGGATGGGAGAGGTGAAACTCCCTGAACTGGAACAGCTGAAAGAGCGGATTCCGGATATGAGCAAGCTTCCTGATCTTTCTGTTATGAAACAGCAGCTTCAGGAGCTTAAAAAGTTCCCTTCCCAGGCGAACCAGCTTTATACCGGATCGGTAAAGATCCAAAAAGGACTCGACACCTTGACAAACGGGCTTGGGGCTTATAACGAAAAGTTCGCAGAAGCGAAAAGCGGGTCTTCAAAGATTGCCGAAGGCAGCCAGACATTGACCGGCAAGTTTGGCGAACTGCAAAGCTCATCCAAGAAGCTGGAGGATGCTTCTTTCAAGCTGTCTGACGCAATGAAGAATTTGGACGATGGGCTTGGCAAGCTGAAAGACGGCAGCGGGGAGCTTTCCGACAAGCTGTCTGATGCGGCGGATGAGACGGGTGATATCAAAGCCGGGGAAAAGAACTATAATATGTTTTCTGATCCTGTGGATGTCAAAGGCGACAAGATCGATCCGGTATCAAATTACGGCACAGGATTGACCCCGTACATTTTATCGCTCGGATTATTTGTCGGCGCCCTCATGATCACCGTTGTGTTTGATGTCAAACAACCTTCAAGCAAGCCCGAATCGGCGTTTGGCTGGTTCATCAGCAAATTCAGCGTGCTTCTTCCAGTTGGTATTCTGCAAGCGGTCATCGCCTGCACGATTATTCTTTGGGGAATCGGACTTGAAGTGCAAAGCGTCTGGAGATTTTATTTGTTCAGCATCATTATGAGTATTACCTGTCTTGCGCTCATTCAATTTTTGGCGGCGACGATGGGAAATCCCGGCCGGTTCATCGCCGTTATTCTGCTCGTCCTGCAGCTTGGCGGAAGCGGCGGAACATTCCCGATCGCCCTCGTTCCAAAATTCTTCCAAGTGATTCATGCGGCGCTGCCGATGACTTACAGCATTGCAGGCTACAGAGCGGTGATTTCAAGCGGAGATTACGGTTATATGTGGGAACAGGCCGCTGTCCTCGGCGGTGTTGCCCTGCTCATGATGGCTTTAACGCTCATCTATTTTAAAGTGCTGCTCAGCAAAGGAAAAATCGAGGAGCAGCCTGCATAA
- a CDS encoding M42 family metallopeptidase: MSSVEETMELIKELVSIPSPTGNTYEIIHYIDQLLKKEGIETRLNHKGGLIATIPGRDRTRHRMLTAHVDTLGAMVKEIKSDGRLKIDLIGGFHYNSIEGEYCRIETASGKTYTGTILMHQTSVHVYKDAGKAERNQKNMEVRIDEPVRDEKDTRALGINVGDFISFDPRVEITRSGFIKSRHLDDKASVALLLQLIKTIHNKKIILPYTTHFLISNNEEIGYGGNSNIPPETVEYMAVDMGAIGDGQSTDEYTVSICVKDASGPYHFGLRKRLTEICEKHGIKYKLDIYPYYGSDASAAIKAGHDIVHGLIGPGIDASHAFERTHRTSLEHTANLLYHYVQSEMV, encoded by the coding sequence ATGTCATCTGTCGAGGAAACAATGGAGCTTATCAAAGAGCTTGTCTCGATTCCGAGCCCGACCGGAAATACATATGAGATCATACACTATATCGACCAGCTGCTAAAGAAAGAAGGGATTGAAACAAGGCTCAATCATAAAGGCGGGCTGATCGCGACGATTCCCGGGCGCGACAGGACACGCCACCGGATGCTGACGGCGCATGTTGATACACTTGGCGCAATGGTGAAAGAGATTAAGTCAGACGGAAGGCTGAAAATAGACTTAATCGGCGGCTTTCATTACAATTCGATCGAAGGTGAATATTGCAGAATTGAAACGGCTTCCGGAAAAACATACACGGGCACGATCTTAATGCATCAAACATCTGTTCATGTATATAAAGACGCCGGGAAAGCCGAACGGAACCAGAAAAACATGGAGGTCCGCATTGATGAGCCTGTCCGGGATGAAAAAGACACCAGGGCGCTCGGCATTAATGTAGGGGATTTTATTTCCTTTGATCCGCGGGTTGAAATCACGCGGAGCGGATTTATCAAATCGCGGCATTTGGATGATAAAGCAAGCGTCGCTCTTTTGCTGCAGCTGATCAAAACGATTCATAATAAAAAGATCATATTGCCTTACACAACCCACTTTTTGATTTCGAACAACGAAGAAATCGGTTATGGCGGCAATTCGAACATACCGCCTGAAACAGTCGAATACATGGCCGTTGATATGGGGGCGATCGGTGATGGACAATCGACGGATGAATATACGGTATCCATTTGTGTCAAGGATGCCAGCGGCCCGTATCATTTCGGTCTCAGAAAACGCCTGACCGAAATTTGTGAGAAGCATGGGATCAAATATAAGCTTGATATTTACCCGTACTACGGATCGGACGCTTCGGCTGCCATCAAAGCAGGCCATGACATCGTCCACGGGCTGATCGGCCCGGGAATCGACGCATCCCACGCATTTGAAAGGACGCACCGGACATCTCTGGAGCATACGGCAAACCTTTTGTATCACTACGTGCAGTCGGAAATGGTTTGA